A part of Streptomyces sp. NBC_01235 genomic DNA contains:
- a CDS encoding 2-aminoethylphosphonate aminotransferase translates to MTTPLSFLAADAAEQLVLMNPGPVVLDERVRAALAGPDLCHREPEFADLLARIRHKTTLVAGGGDAHTSVLLTGSGTSAVEAAIGSAVPPDAGLLVVDNGHYGERFEHIATAYGIRTHRLELGWATPVDPARVEQALAADPGLTHVGMVQHETSTGMLNDVAAVARIAHELGREVIVDAVSSVGAERISLAGDGVDWLCGSANKCLEGAPGLAFVSAARTAFERLADHPNRTYYLDLHRHYTAQEKSGLPAFTPGIPACYAFEAALDLALAEGQEARHARYAALAERLRAGLEALGLELLLPPGQRAVGLTALRLPAGTGYEELHQAMRAAGFVIYRAQERLAADHWRLSTMGRITAADIDRFLAVLADVPRGADHERLADPAAGRLGRQHA, encoded by the coding sequence GTGACCACTCCCCTGTCCTTCCTCGCGGCCGATGCCGCCGAACAGCTGGTCCTGATGAACCCCGGACCGGTCGTCCTCGACGAGCGGGTCCGCGCCGCGCTCGCCGGCCCCGACCTGTGCCACCGGGAACCGGAGTTCGCCGACCTGCTCGCCCGCATCCGGCACAAGACGACCCTGGTGGCCGGCGGCGGCGACGCGCACACCTCGGTGCTCCTCACCGGGTCCGGAACCTCGGCCGTGGAGGCGGCAATCGGCTCGGCCGTCCCGCCGGACGCCGGGCTGCTCGTCGTCGACAACGGCCACTACGGCGAACGGTTCGAGCACATCGCCACCGCGTACGGCATCCGCACCCACCGGCTGGAGTTGGGCTGGGCCACGCCTGTCGACCCGGCCCGGGTCGAGCAGGCCCTGGCCGCCGACCCCGGGCTGACCCATGTGGGCATGGTGCAGCACGAGACCAGTACCGGCATGCTCAACGACGTCGCCGCCGTGGCCCGGATCGCCCACGAGCTCGGCCGCGAGGTGATCGTGGACGCCGTCAGCAGTGTCGGCGCCGAACGGATCTCGCTGGCCGGGGACGGTGTCGACTGGCTGTGCGGATCGGCCAACAAATGCCTTGAGGGCGCGCCCGGACTGGCCTTCGTCAGCGCCGCCAGAACGGCGTTCGAGCGGCTGGCCGACCACCCGAACCGCACCTACTACCTGGACCTGCACCGGCACTACACGGCCCAGGAGAAGTCCGGCCTGCCCGCCTTCACCCCTGGCATTCCGGCCTGCTACGCCTTCGAGGCGGCGCTCGACCTGGCCCTCGCCGAAGGGCAGGAGGCCCGGCACGCCCGCTATGCCGCGCTGGCCGAGCGGCTGCGCGCGGGCCTGGAGGCTCTCGGCCTCGAACTGCTGCTGCCGCCCGGGCAGCGCGCGGTGGGGCTGACCGCGCTGCGCCTGCCCGCCGGGACCGGTTACGAGGAACTCCACCAGGCCATGCGCGCCGCCGGGTTCGTCATCTACCGGGCTCAGGAGCGGCTGGCCGCGGACCACTGGCGGCTGTCGACGATGGGCCGGATCACCGCCGCCGACATCGACCGCTTCCTGGCTGTGCTCGCGGACGTCCCGCGGGGCGCGGACCATGAACGGCTCGCCGATCCGGCTGCCGGCCGACTCGGCCGACAACACGCCTGA
- the aepY gene encoding phosphonopyruvate decarboxylase has protein sequence MSTTIPAQLAADGVVALLKERGLGPFTGVPCSFLGPVISCLEAEHPEDYVICANEGEAVSIAAGARLAGRSPVVILQNSGLGNAVNPLTSLCHTLRLPVLLLVTWRGRPGQPDEPQHELMGAITPGMLSSMGIRNELLPQTLPELGDRLDGALAHMAATGMPFAFIVPKGAIAPRPAAAAGAPDPRAHLMLRSEAIRRVVEAMDPATLLVATTGKTARELERDFDRPENLYVVGSMGCASSVALGVAMHASPSRPVAVLDGDGAALMRLEAMAAIGRQTRTGLCHILLDNESYESTGGQPTASAGVDFCAVAAASGYRATYDVSDAEQLHTTVRSAQAEGGAQLVRVRIRPGSDPALGRPALRPPQSAARFMEVLAR, from the coding sequence TTGAGCACCACGATCCCCGCACAGCTCGCCGCGGACGGTGTCGTGGCGCTGCTCAAGGAACGCGGCCTCGGGCCGTTCACCGGTGTGCCCTGCTCGTTCCTGGGGCCGGTCATCAGCTGCCTGGAGGCGGAACATCCCGAGGACTACGTCATCTGCGCCAACGAGGGCGAGGCGGTGTCCATCGCGGCAGGTGCCCGGCTGGCCGGCCGCAGCCCGGTGGTCATCCTCCAGAACTCCGGACTCGGCAACGCTGTCAACCCCCTCACCTCGCTGTGCCACACCCTGCGGCTGCCGGTCCTGCTCCTGGTCACCTGGCGTGGCCGCCCCGGACAGCCGGACGAGCCGCAGCACGAGCTGATGGGCGCGATCACCCCCGGGATGCTCAGCTCGATGGGCATCCGCAACGAACTGCTTCCGCAGACCCTCCCGGAGCTCGGCGACCGTCTGGACGGCGCGCTCGCGCACATGGCCGCCACCGGCATGCCGTTCGCCTTCATCGTGCCCAAGGGAGCCATCGCCCCCCGCCCGGCAGCCGCGGCCGGCGCGCCGGACCCGCGCGCACACCTCATGCTGCGGTCCGAGGCGATCCGCCGGGTCGTCGAGGCCATGGACCCGGCGACCCTGCTGGTCGCCACCACCGGCAAGACCGCCCGCGAGCTGGAACGCGACTTCGACCGGCCGGAGAACCTGTACGTCGTCGGCTCCATGGGCTGCGCCTCCAGCGTTGCCCTCGGCGTGGCGATGCACGCGTCGCCCAGCCGGCCGGTCGCGGTTCTCGACGGCGACGGCGCCGCGCTGATGCGCCTGGAGGCCATGGCGGCGATCGGCCGCCAGACCCGTACGGGCCTGTGCCACATCCTTCTCGACAACGAGTCCTACGAATCCACCGGAGGCCAGCCGACCGCGTCGGCGGGCGTGGACTTCTGCGCCGTCGCCGCCGCGAGCGGCTACCGCGCCACGTACGACGTGTCGGACGCGGAGCAGCTGCACACCACGGTGCGCAGCGCCCAGGCCGAGGGCGGCGCCCAGCTGGTCCGGGTCCGGATCAGACCGGGTTCGGACCCCGCGCTGGGCCGGCCCGCGCTCCGCCCGCCGCAGTCGGCGGCCCGTTTCATGGAGGTGCTCGCCCGGTGA
- a CDS encoding FAD/NAD(P)-binding protein, producing MTTTHSEPPNPAHPTAPGRPYRLALVGGGPRATYVVERLSATIGRLSGRGLEVRVFERTGEFGAGQAHSAGQARTSYLNRIGCQVSFAADETVSGAGPLRPREERPTLHEWCRRRYAETGHPDFDLCPQDWPRRYVHGLALSDMFRAFADDLRRHPGADLHLHHAEIVDIEPVGAELRLVTADGTRYPADEVLLLTGHSYHDPGLSPQGRRLAGAAARGGASHVPHPYPLNELLGPDTVGPTDVVGCAGMGLTAIDTILHLTEGRGGSFHEEPGRGLVYRAGGAEPAAIVAFSGSGLFTFARPDNHKPGDGSGDHLGMFLTNQAVDLLRANCGQPYPTPDRTRPQLDFDRDVLPLVVAEMAHLHYVTLLGPSAALPLTQRAMPSYLAFLAGARPGGEDCLLPALDAAVDDIVRTLLPVLRGEQALFDAQKTVVWSVKDMLLHWVRTVYGPSVQYEVRRCLDRSLPPAAVLDGRDSPWSLDTELDGNRFDWRAAVGPVGPAGSPAEYRAELLEFMIRDQAWARQGNLCNPHKAASDGVWRDLRSVISYAVDDAGVTAASQRAFLRGHTSRHNRLANGAAPEVMEKITALIEHGLLDVGTGPDARVSYEESSGRTVVVGPHTGARRVLDVLVEARMHPFDPRLDVRPLYRNLQDRGLVRLWRNHGADGAGATDFAPGGLDLTPQFHPLRTDGDVETRITVMGAPAEGARSFLLSALRPDADHYVMRDILVWLDGFWKSLVRSQ from the coding sequence GTGACCACCACACACTCCGAGCCGCCGAACCCGGCTCACCCGACCGCGCCGGGCCGCCCGTACCGGCTCGCTCTGGTCGGCGGCGGGCCCAGGGCCACGTACGTCGTCGAGAGGCTGTCGGCGACGATCGGCCGGCTCTCGGGCCGCGGGCTGGAGGTGCGGGTCTTCGAGCGCACCGGGGAGTTCGGGGCCGGCCAGGCCCACAGTGCCGGGCAGGCCCGCACCAGCTACCTCAACCGCATCGGCTGCCAGGTGAGTTTCGCCGCCGACGAGACCGTTTCGGGTGCCGGCCCGCTGCGGCCGCGGGAGGAGCGGCCGACCCTGCACGAGTGGTGCCGCCGCCGCTACGCCGAGACCGGGCACCCGGACTTCGACCTGTGTCCGCAGGACTGGCCCCGGCGATATGTGCACGGCCTGGCGCTGAGCGACATGTTCCGGGCGTTCGCCGACGACCTGCGCCGGCACCCCGGTGCCGACCTCCACCTGCACCACGCGGAGATCGTGGACATCGAGCCCGTCGGTGCCGAACTGCGGCTCGTCACGGCGGACGGCACTCGCTATCCGGCCGACGAGGTGCTGCTGCTCACCGGGCACTCGTACCACGATCCGGGGCTGTCCCCGCAGGGACGCCGGCTGGCCGGGGCGGCGGCCCGCGGCGGCGCCTCGCATGTGCCGCACCCGTACCCGTTGAACGAGCTGCTCGGCCCGGACACGGTCGGGCCGACGGACGTGGTCGGCTGTGCCGGCATGGGCCTCACCGCCATCGACACGATCCTGCACCTGACCGAGGGGCGGGGCGGGAGCTTCCACGAGGAACCCGGGCGCGGGCTGGTGTACCGGGCCGGCGGTGCCGAACCCGCCGCGATCGTCGCGTTCAGCGGTTCCGGGCTGTTCACCTTCGCCCGGCCCGACAACCACAAGCCGGGCGACGGCTCCGGCGACCACCTCGGTATGTTCCTGACCAACCAGGCAGTGGACCTGCTCCGGGCGAACTGCGGGCAGCCGTACCCCACGCCGGACCGCACCCGGCCGCAGCTCGACTTCGACCGGGACGTCCTGCCGCTGGTGGTGGCGGAGATGGCCCACCTGCACTACGTGACGCTGCTCGGACCGAGTGCGGCACTGCCGCTGACGCAGCGCGCGATGCCGTCCTACCTCGCCTTCCTGGCCGGTGCGCGGCCCGGCGGCGAGGACTGCCTGCTGCCGGCGCTGGACGCGGCCGTGGACGACATCGTGCGGACCCTGCTGCCGGTGCTGCGCGGCGAGCAGGCGCTGTTCGACGCCCAGAAGACGGTCGTGTGGTCGGTCAAAGACATGCTGCTGCACTGGGTGCGGACGGTGTACGGGCCCTCGGTGCAGTACGAGGTCCGGCGTTGCCTGGACCGTTCGCTGCCGCCGGCCGCAGTCCTCGATGGCCGGGACTCGCCGTGGTCCCTGGACACCGAACTCGACGGGAATCGGTTCGACTGGCGGGCGGCCGTAGGCCCGGTCGGCCCGGCGGGCTCCCCTGCCGAGTACCGGGCGGAGCTGCTGGAGTTCATGATCCGCGACCAGGCATGGGCCCGTCAGGGCAACCTGTGCAATCCGCACAAGGCCGCCTCCGACGGAGTGTGGCGCGATCTGCGGTCGGTCATCTCCTACGCGGTGGACGACGCCGGGGTGACCGCGGCCTCCCAGCGGGCGTTCCTGCGCGGGCACACCAGCCGGCACAACCGGCTGGCCAACGGGGCCGCGCCGGAGGTCATGGAGAAGATCACCGCGCTCATCGAGCACGGGCTGCTGGATGTGGGCACCGGCCCGGACGCCCGGGTGAGCTACGAGGAGTCGAGCGGCCGCACGGTCGTGGTGGGGCCGCACACGGGTGCGCGACGCGTCCTGGACGTGCTGGTCGAGGCCCGCATGCATCCCTTCGACCCGCGCCTGGACGTACGACCCCTGTACCGCAACCTTCAGGACCGTGGACTGGTACGCCTGTGGCGCAACCACGGTGCGGACGGCGCGGGTGCCACGGACTTCGCGCCCGGCGGTCTGGACCTCACCCCGCAGTTCCATCCCCTGCGCACGGACGGCGACGTGGAGACCCGCATCACGGTCATGGGGGCGCCGGCGGAGGGGGCGCGCTCGTTTCTGCTGTCGGCGCTGCGCCCGGACGCGGACCACTACGTCATGCGGGACATCCTGGTCTGGCTCGACGGTTTCTGGAAGTCACTTGTGAGGTCCCAGTGA
- a CDS encoding lysophospholipid acyltransferase family protein — MPCPRMVQGVRPVDHLQAAERVLGEGRTFGIHPEGTRSLDGRLHRGRTGVAWLALTTGAPVVPVALTGTDRLQPVGRRLPRHHRITVEFGRPLHCAGLDIGMRPAQVRRFVADEIIGAIGGLSGQERAHDHATAPVPRA; from the coding sequence ATGCCCTGTCCGCGGATGGTTCAGGGCGTCCGTCCGGTCGATCACCTTCAGGCGGCTGAACGCGTCCTGGGCGAGGGCCGAACCTTCGGTATCCATCCCGAGGGAACCCGCTCTCTCGACGGCCGGCTCCACCGCGGGCGGACCGGTGTCGCGTGGCTCGCCCTCACGACGGGAGCCCCGGTGGTGCCCGTGGCGCTGACCGGTACTGACCGACTCCAGCCGGTCGGCCGGCGACTGCCCCGTCACCACCGCATCACCGTGGAGTTCGGCAGACCGCTGCATTGCGCCGGCCTCGACATCGGTATGCGCCCCGCGCAGGTCCGCCGGTTCGTCGCCGACGAGATCATCGGGGCGATCGGGGGCCTCTCGGGACAGGAGCGTGCCCACGACCATGCGACAGCGCCTGTCCCGAGGGCCTGA
- a CDS encoding AfsR/SARP family transcriptional regulator, whose amino-acid sequence MLFRILGPLGIEKSNGESVRPWAPKNRALLAYLCVNNMTAVSPERLINAIWSGTPPQSAHTALHVYVCNLRSRFRELGLDASVLTTQSTGYELRLPHSSLDLNLFEAHLAEARNLQSHGELEAASAALSSAVDLWRGPALADFRDMPAFAGVCRLLDEKRVYAHERRLQLELDLGRHHELICELYSLIEAHPAWEATYGYLMISLYRSGRTADALRTFDRIRGILVEELGLEPGPQLQHIQRSILARDSWLESGADRGVADAQFSLR is encoded by the coding sequence ATGCTTTTTCGCATTCTGGGTCCGCTCGGAATAGAAAAATCCAACGGTGAAAGTGTCAGGCCTTGGGCGCCGAAAAACCGCGCTTTACTGGCCTATCTCTGCGTCAACAATATGACAGCAGTCTCCCCGGAACGGCTCATCAACGCGATCTGGTCGGGCACGCCGCCGCAGAGCGCTCACACCGCACTCCACGTCTATGTCTGCAACCTGCGAAGCCGCTTTCGTGAACTGGGCCTCGACGCCTCCGTCCTCACCACCCAGTCGACCGGCTACGAACTGCGGCTCCCGCACTCCTCCCTCGACCTCAACCTGTTCGAGGCGCACCTCGCAGAGGCCCGCAACCTGCAAAGCCACGGTGAGCTCGAAGCGGCGTCCGCCGCGCTGAGCTCTGCCGTCGACCTCTGGCGCGGCCCGGCATTGGCGGACTTCCGTGACATGCCCGCTTTCGCGGGTGTCTGCCGGCTGCTCGACGAGAAGCGTGTCTACGCCCACGAGCGCCGGCTCCAGCTGGAACTGGACCTGGGCCGTCATCACGAGCTGATCTGCGAGCTCTACTCGCTGATCGAGGCGCATCCGGCCTGGGAGGCGACCTACGGCTATCTCATGATCTCCCTGTACCGCAGTGGCCGCACCGCGGACGCACTGCGAACCTTCGACCGAATTCGCGGGATTCTGGTCGAGGAGCTGGGCCTCGAGCCGGGACCGCAGCTGCAGCACATTCAGCGGTCCATTCTCGCTCGCGATTCCTGGCTTGAATCCGGTGCTGACCGCGGCGTCGCCGACGCCCAATTCTCCTTGCGATGA
- a CDS encoding cytochrome P450, with product MSTLTRVADLHPIDGDAAVCTGPAWQWLPGLTRGHRAVRWGSAVVLTTYADCRAALSDKRFGNGLRAEIGAMQDIDPQFVARRRQSLLLEEGERHTRLRRLAIPALRPRNFDRFRPAMIQVVDELVDRVQERGRCDAVVDICNPLPISVICWVLGIPREEAAFFAEVAEASTAVFSGDPSTVPAAMAATEKIDSYIEDLIERRRSDPGSDLITDLLAATESEDRNVSNTDVMTVITSLIVGGTDTTRNQLAIALHCFAERPDDWERLGKEPELVPNAVEEVVRYAPTAYTMKRVTNEDVDLDGLWLPRGTPVMVMSTLANRDPGAFTDPERFDIGREFRHPHMGFGWGLRSCVGSVLARAELSEALTVLSRRLTGLALDGETLWSRPDTIQGPVILPLRFDAA from the coding sequence ATGTCCACATTGACCCGCGTGGCGGATCTCCACCCCATCGACGGGGATGCCGCCGTTTGCACCGGCCCGGCGTGGCAGTGGCTCCCCGGGCTGACACGGGGGCACCGCGCCGTCCGGTGGGGCTCCGCCGTCGTCCTGACGACGTATGCCGACTGCCGGGCCGCCTTGTCGGACAAGAGATTCGGCAACGGCCTCCGGGCTGAGATCGGCGCCATGCAGGACATCGACCCGCAGTTCGTCGCGCGGCGCCGGCAGTCGCTGCTCCTCGAGGAGGGTGAGCGGCACACACGGCTGCGCCGACTGGCGATTCCCGCCCTGCGGCCCCGCAACTTCGACCGTTTCCGGCCCGCGATGATCCAGGTCGTCGACGAGTTGGTGGACCGCGTCCAGGAGCGCGGACGATGCGACGCGGTCGTCGACATCTGCAACCCGTTGCCCATTTCGGTGATTTGCTGGGTTCTGGGCATCCCGCGGGAGGAAGCGGCGTTCTTCGCCGAGGTGGCCGAGGCGTCGACCGCCGTGTTCTCCGGGGATCCGAGCACCGTACCGGCGGCCATGGCGGCCACCGAGAAGATCGACTCCTACATCGAGGACCTGATCGAGCGGCGGCGTTCGGATCCGGGCAGCGACCTGATCACGGACCTCCTCGCGGCAACCGAGTCCGAGGACAGGAACGTGTCGAACACGGACGTGATGACGGTCATCACGTCGTTGATCGTCGGCGGCACCGACACCACGCGGAACCAGCTCGCCATCGCGCTCCACTGCTTCGCCGAGCGTCCTGATGACTGGGAGCGGCTCGGCAAGGAGCCAGAGCTGGTGCCGAACGCCGTCGAGGAAGTCGTCCGCTACGCCCCGACGGCGTACACGATGAAGCGCGTCACCAACGAGGATGTGGACCTCGACGGGTTGTGGCTCCCCCGCGGCACCCCCGTCATGGTCATGTCCACCCTCGCCAACCGCGACCCCGGCGCCTTCACCGATCCCGAACGCTTCGACATCGGCCGGGAGTTCCGGCACCCTCACATGGGGTTCGGCTGGGGGCTGCGCAGCTGCGTCGGGTCGGTACTGGCGCGAGCCGAGCTCAGCGAGGCGCTGACCGTTCTCTCCCGGCGGCTGACCGGTCTGGCGCTCGACGGCGAGACCCTGTGGAGCCGACCCGACACCATTCAAGGCCCGGTGATCCTGCCCCTGCGCTTCGACGCGGCGTAG